One Pseudonocardia sediminis DNA window includes the following coding sequences:
- a CDS encoding sodium-translocating pyrophosphatase: protein MFQSTLAQGLELGAGDLTVVGVVAVVALVALAVGGLLIKEVLSYGEGTTSMQEIGRAVQEGATAYLNRQFRTLAIFAVIVFVLLFALPAEDMGERIGRSIFFVIGAVFSAVIGYLGMWLATRANIRVAAAAREPNGRVTATRIAFRTGGVVGMFTVGLGLFGAAVVVLVYAGQAPRVLEGFGFGAALLAMFMRVGGGIFTKAADVGADLVGKVEQGIPEDDPRNAATIADNVGDNVGDCAGMAADLFESYAVTLVAALILGTAAFGLQGLLFPLIVPAIGVVTAILGVYLTKAREGENSLKAINRSFYLSAAFAGVLSIIAAFVYLPGTFGELTNPSDASVAALTADPRLIASVAVIIGIVLAAVILKITGYYTGTEDSPVKDVGKSSLTGPATVILSGISIGFESAVYTALVISAAVYGAFLLSGSIVVSLFAVALAGTGLLTTVGVIVAMDTFGPVSDNAQGIAEMSGDVEGDGVDILTELDAVGNTTKAITKGIAIATAVLAATALFGSYRDAISQALDSAGVAADQVGTSFAYEVFSPNTLVGVIIGASVVFMFSGLAVNAVTRAAGAVVFEVRRQFREMPGIMDRTQRPEYSKVVDICTRDSLRELATPGLLAILAPIAVGFGLGVGPLAGYLAGAIATGVLMAIFLANSGGAWDNAKKLVEDGNHGGKGSDAHEATIIGDTVGDPFKDTAGPAINPLIKVMNLVAVLIAPAIVALSVPGSSPVIRIVIALVAVAVIAAAVVVSKRRTSSITDTPAESTVG from the coding sequence ATGTTCCAGTCCACCCTCGCGCAGGGCCTCGAGCTCGGAGCGGGAGATCTCACCGTTGTCGGTGTGGTCGCGGTGGTCGCCCTCGTCGCCCTGGCCGTCGGCGGTCTGCTGATCAAGGAGGTGCTCTCCTACGGCGAGGGCACGACCTCGATGCAGGAGATCGGCCGCGCGGTCCAGGAAGGCGCCACGGCGTACCTCAACCGCCAGTTCCGCACACTCGCGATCTTCGCGGTGATCGTGTTCGTTCTGTTGTTCGCCCTTCCGGCGGAGGACATGGGTGAACGCATCGGCCGGTCGATCTTCTTCGTCATCGGCGCGGTCTTCTCGGCCGTCATCGGGTACCTGGGCATGTGGCTGGCCACACGCGCCAACATCCGCGTCGCCGCAGCCGCCCGTGAGCCGAACGGCCGGGTCACCGCGACCCGGATCGCGTTCCGCACCGGCGGCGTGGTCGGCATGTTCACCGTCGGCCTGGGCCTGTTCGGCGCGGCCGTCGTCGTGCTGGTCTACGCCGGCCAGGCGCCCCGCGTCCTGGAGGGCTTCGGCTTCGGCGCCGCCCTGCTGGCGATGTTCATGCGGGTCGGCGGCGGCATCTTCACCAAGGCCGCCGACGTGGGCGCCGACCTCGTCGGCAAGGTCGAGCAGGGCATCCCCGAGGACGACCCCCGCAACGCCGCCACCATCGCCGACAACGTGGGCGACAACGTCGGCGACTGCGCCGGCATGGCCGCGGACCTGTTCGAGTCCTACGCCGTCACCCTGGTCGCGGCCCTGATCCTGGGCACCGCGGCGTTCGGCCTGCAGGGCCTGCTGTTCCCGCTGATCGTCCCGGCGATCGGTGTCGTCACCGCGATCCTGGGTGTCTACCTGACCAAGGCGCGCGAGGGCGAGAACAGCCTCAAGGCGATCAACCGCAGCTTCTACCTGTCGGCGGCGTTCGCCGGCGTGCTGTCGATCATCGCCGCGTTCGTCTACCTGCCGGGCACCTTCGGCGAGCTGACGAACCCCTCCGACGCCTCGGTCGCCGCCCTGACCGCCGACCCGCGCCTGATCGCGTCGGTCGCCGTGATCATCGGCATCGTGCTGGCCGCGGTCATCCTCAAGATCACCGGCTACTACACCGGCACCGAGGACTCCCCGGTCAAGGACGTCGGCAAGTCGTCGCTGACCGGCCCGGCCACCGTGATCCTGTCCGGCATCTCGATCGGCTTCGAGTCGGCCGTCTACACCGCCCTGGTCATCTCGGCCGCGGTCTACGGTGCGTTCCTGCTGTCCGGCTCGATCGTGGTCTCGCTGTTCGCGGTCGCGCTGGCCGGTACCGGCCTGCTGACCACGGTCGGCGTCATCGTCGCGATGGACACGTTCGGCCCGGTCTCGGACAACGCGCAGGGCATCGCCGAGATGTCCGGTGACGTCGAGGGCGACGGCGTGGACATCCTGACCGAGCTCGACGCGGTCGGGAACACCACCAAGGCCATCACCAAGGGCATCGCGATCGCGACGGCCGTGCTCGCCGCGACGGCGCTGTTCGGCTCCTACCGCGACGCGATCAGCCAGGCGCTGGACTCGGCCGGCGTGGCCGCCGACCAGGTCGGCACCTCGTTCGCCTACGAGGTGTTCAGCCCGAACACCCTGGTCGGCGTCATCATCGGTGCGTCGGTGGTGTTCATGTTCTCCGGCCTCGCGGTCAACGCCGTGACGCGTGCCGCGGGTGCGGTCGTGTTCGAGGTCCGCCGCCAGTTCCGCGAGATGCCCGGCATCATGGACCGCACCCAGCGGCCCGAGTACAGCAAGGTCGTCGACATCTGCACCCGGGACTCGCTGCGCGAGCTCGCCACCCCGGGCCTGCTGGCGATCCTCGCCCCGATCGCGGTCGGCTTCGGCCTCGGCGTCGGCCCGCTGGCCGGCTACCTGGCCGGTGCGATCGCGACCGGCGTCCTGATGGCGATCTTCCTGGCCAACTCCGGTGGTGCCTGGGACAACGCCAAGAAGCTGGTCGAGGACGGCAACCACGGTGGCAAGGGGTCGGACGCCCACGAGGCGACGATCATCGGTGACACCGTCGGTGACCCGTTCAAGGACACCGCCGGCCCGGCCATCAACCCGCTGATCAAGGTGATGAACCTGGTCGCGGTCCTGATCGCCCCGGCCATCGTCGCGCTGTCGGTCCCCGGCTCCTCGCCGGTGATCCGCATCGTGATCGCGCTCGTCGCGGTCGCGGTCATCGCGGCGGCGGTCGTGGTGTCGAAGCGGCGCACGTCGTCGATCACCGACACCCCCGCGGAGAGCACGGTCGGCTAG
- a CDS encoding DEAD/DEAH box helicase, translating into MLAGSGIDPSRASDGTGAPDLDSTPDADDAGEPDSLRHVIRLPPREGRVADWPDWVPDPLRESLVARGVERPWSHQAHGAQLVRDGHDVVVATGTASGKSLVYQLPVLAGLHDDPRATALYLAPTKALAADQLRALGEIAPEGVRPSSFDGDTPMDERDWVRKHSRWVFSNPDMVHRSLLPWHGRWSAFFRRLEFIVVDECHTYRGVFGSHVSLLLRRLLRVAARYGAHPVVVMASATVARPAEFASRLTGRDVVAVTEDGSPHAGRTVAFWEPPLLHEITGDNGAPVRRAAGSEAARMLADLVLEGARTLAFVRSRRAAELTALGAQRQVREIDPDLAERVASYRGGYLPEERRALESALARGELLGVATTNALELGVDISGLDSVVLAGFPGTRASFWQQAGRAGREREEALVVLVARDDPLDTYLVHHPYALVGTPVETCVLDPTNPYVLAPQLACAAAEMPLTTVDVAEIFGGAPAEEVLDALVEEGVLRRRPAGWFWPDTGVRPAATVDIRGSGLGQVAMVEAATGRMLGTVDGGSAPGTAHPGAVYLHRGESYVVDELDLEAGIALVHPEDPDWRTEAQSVSDVEVLDVASERRTGPVRVSFGDVSVSSQVVGYRRRTPDGTVLDTTALDLPVQTLRTRSVWYTIDDEALAGIGLDQARIPGALHAAEHAAIGLLPLFAICDRWDIGGLSTALHPDTGLPTVFVHDGHPGGAGLAERGHAVLGRWLAATRAAVRDCECRTGCPSCVQSPKCGNGNSPLDKAGAVAVLDLVLGALGEDDASSPDAG; encoded by the coding sequence GTGCTGGCCGGGTCGGGGATCGATCCCTCGCGGGCGTCCGACGGCACGGGAGCCCCCGACCTCGACTCCACCCCCGACGCCGATGACGCCGGGGAGCCGGACAGCCTCCGGCACGTGATCCGGCTCCCGCCGCGGGAGGGCCGGGTCGCCGACTGGCCGGACTGGGTGCCCGACCCGCTGCGGGAGTCGCTGGTGGCGCGGGGTGTCGAGCGGCCGTGGAGCCATCAGGCCCACGGCGCCCAGCTCGTGCGCGACGGGCACGACGTCGTCGTCGCGACCGGGACGGCGTCCGGGAAGTCGCTGGTCTACCAGCTGCCGGTGCTCGCGGGCCTGCACGACGACCCGCGCGCGACCGCGCTGTACCTGGCGCCGACCAAGGCACTGGCCGCCGACCAGCTGCGCGCGCTCGGGGAGATCGCTCCCGAGGGCGTGCGGCCGTCGTCGTTCGACGGGGACACCCCGATGGACGAGCGCGACTGGGTCCGGAAGCACTCGCGCTGGGTGTTCAGCAACCCGGACATGGTCCACCGCTCGCTGCTGCCCTGGCACGGGCGCTGGTCGGCGTTCTTCCGCAGGCTCGAGTTCATCGTGGTCGACGAGTGCCACACCTACCGCGGCGTGTTCGGCTCGCACGTGTCGCTGCTGCTGCGACGGCTGCTGCGGGTGGCCGCGCGCTACGGCGCCCACCCGGTGGTCGTGATGGCGTCGGCGACGGTCGCCCGGCCCGCGGAGTTCGCGTCCCGGCTCACCGGGCGCGACGTCGTCGCCGTGACCGAGGACGGCTCGCCGCACGCCGGACGGACCGTCGCGTTCTGGGAGCCGCCGCTGCTGCACGAGATCACCGGGGACAACGGCGCCCCGGTGCGCCGCGCCGCCGGGAGCGAGGCCGCCCGGATGCTCGCCGACCTGGTCCTGGAGGGGGCGCGGACGCTGGCCTTCGTCCGCTCCCGGCGCGCCGCCGAGCTGACCGCGCTGGGTGCGCAGCGTCAGGTCCGCGAGATCGACCCGGACCTGGCGGAACGGGTGGCGTCCTACCGCGGCGGCTACCTGCCCGAGGAGCGCCGTGCGCTCGAGTCCGCGCTGGCCCGCGGCGAGCTGCTCGGGGTCGCGACGACGAACGCGCTCGAGCTGGGCGTGGACATCTCGGGCCTGGACTCGGTGGTGCTCGCCGGGTTCCCGGGCACCCGGGCGTCGTTCTGGCAGCAGGCCGGGCGTGCCGGGCGCGAGCGCGAGGAGGCGCTGGTCGTGCTCGTGGCCCGCGACGACCCGCTCGACACCTACCTGGTGCACCACCCGTACGCCCTGGTCGGGACGCCGGTGGAGACCTGCGTGCTGGACCCGACGAACCCGTACGTGCTCGCCCCGCAGCTGGCGTGCGCGGCCGCCGAGATGCCGCTGACGACCGTCGACGTGGCCGAGATCTTCGGCGGAGCGCCCGCCGAGGAGGTGCTCGACGCGCTCGTCGAGGAGGGGGTCCTGAGACGGCGCCCGGCGGGCTGGTTCTGGCCGGACACCGGCGTGCGACCGGCCGCGACGGTGGACATCCGCGGGTCCGGACTGGGGCAGGTCGCGATGGTCGAGGCCGCGACCGGGCGGATGCTCGGCACGGTGGACGGCGGCAGCGCGCCGGGCACCGCGCACCCCGGTGCGGTGTACCTGCACCGCGGGGAGAGCTACGTCGTCGACGAGCTGGACCTCGAGGCGGGGATCGCGCTGGTGCACCCCGAGGACCCGGACTGGCGCACCGAGGCGCAGTCGGTCTCCGACGTCGAGGTGCTCGACGTGGCCTCGGAGCGCCGGACCGGGCCGGTGCGGGTGTCGTTCGGCGACGTGTCGGTGAGCAGCCAGGTCGTCGGGTACCGGCGCCGGACCCCGGACGGGACGGTGCTGGACACGACGGCGCTGGACCTTCCCGTGCAGACGCTGCGCACCCGGTCGGTCTGGTACACGATCGACGACGAGGCGCTGGCCGGCATCGGCCTGGACCAGGCCCGGATCCCGGGCGCCCTGCACGCCGCCGAGCACGCCGCGATCGGCCTGCTCCCGCTGTTCGCGATCTGCGACCGCTGGGACATCGGCGGACTGTCCACCGCCCTGCATCCGGACACCGGCCTGCCCACGGTGTTCGTGCACGACGGTCATCCCGGCGGCGCGGGTCTGGCCGAGCGCGGGCACGCTGTGCTGGGCCGGTGGCTCGCCGCGACCCGTGCGGCCGTGCGCGACTGCGAGTGCCGGACCGGGTGCCCGTCGTGCGTGCAGTCGCCGAAGTGCGGCAACGGGAACTCGCCGCTGGACAAGGCCGGCGCGGTGGCGGTGCTGGACCTGGTCCTGGGGGCGCTGGGGGAGGACGACGCCTCGTCCCCGGATGCGGGCTGA
- a CDS encoding Rv3654c family TadE-like protein: MTGTRPTCSSHSGAERAGAGRAGGRLRGDTGSATVWAALVSGVILVVGLVGVDLASGVRARHVAESAADLSALAAAGHTVEGVDTACRAAGAVAGHAGATVRRCRLDGWDALVEVEVDRPWTFLGRGPAGARARAGPVPSPAAVPPPEQAEQPEPPVRPGSSDPGTSPAGAE, encoded by the coding sequence GTGACCGGGACCCGCCCGACCTGCAGCAGCCACTCCGGAGCGGAACGGGCCGGAGCGGGACGGGCCGGGGGACGCCTGCGCGGCGACACCGGCTCGGCCACCGTCTGGGCCGCGCTGGTCTCCGGCGTGATCCTGGTGGTCGGACTGGTCGGGGTGGATCTGGCGTCCGGGGTGCGGGCCCGGCACGTCGCCGAGTCGGCCGCCGACCTGTCCGCGCTGGCCGCGGCCGGGCACACCGTCGAGGGCGTCGACACGGCCTGCCGCGCCGCCGGTGCCGTGGCCGGTCACGCCGGGGCGACGGTCCGGCGCTGCCGACTCGACGGCTGGGACGCCCTGGTGGAGGTCGAGGTCGACCGCCCCTGGACGTTCCTCGGCCGAGGCCCCGCGGGAGCCCGCGCCCGGGCCGGGCCCGTGCCGTCCCCGGCGGCGGTGCCACCGCCGGAGCAGGCGGAGCAGCCGGAGCCACCGGTACGTCCCGGTTCGTCCGACCCCGGTACATCCCCGGCCGGTGCAGAGTGA
- a CDS encoding TadE family type IV pilus minor pilin — translation MTVEAAVAIGTLVLVAAAAIGAVATVMASVRCVDAARELARMAARGDTERGMSAAAGIAPRGARLDVRTEGDTVTVVVAVTPVGLLPMEVSGTAAAVVEPGALPDPGALPDSAPADTASTGSGAPP, via the coding sequence GTGACCGTCGAGGCCGCGGTGGCGATCGGGACGCTGGTGCTCGTCGCCGCCGCGGCGATCGGCGCCGTCGCGACCGTCATGGCCTCGGTGCGCTGCGTCGACGCCGCACGTGAGCTGGCCCGGATGGCCGCGCGCGGCGACACCGAGCGGGGCATGTCCGCCGCGGCCGGGATCGCCCCGCGCGGCGCGCGGCTCGACGTGCGCACCGAGGGCGACACCGTCACGGTCGTCGTCGCCGTCACGCCGGTGGGGCTGCTGCCGATGGAGGTCAGCGGCACCGCGGCGGCGGTCGTCGAACCCGGTGCCCTCCCGGACCCGGGAGCCCTGCCCGACAGCGCTCCGGCGGACACCGCGTCCACCGGGTCCGGAGCACCGCCGTGA
- a CDS encoding DUF4244 domain-containing protein: protein MNDTTTNDTTAVLRTRLAALAHDDDGMSTVEYAIGTVAAAAFAAVLYAVVSGDSIVGALTGIVQRALSTTF from the coding sequence ATGAACGACACCACGACCAACGACACCACCGCCGTCCTGCGCACCCGGCTCGCCGCCCTGGCCCACGACGACGACGGCATGAGCACCGTCGAGTACGCCATCGGGACCGTGGCCGCGGCAGCGTTCGCCGCCGTCCTCTACGCCGTCGTCAGTGGCGACTCCATCGTGGGAGCGCTGACCGGGATCGTGCAACGTGCGCTGTCCACGACGTTCTGA
- a CDS encoding type II secretion system F family protein, whose protein sequence is MSALVPLLLAAALLLAGARTGRSRLAHLSGDGGETEPADGTVRTRWVVVGALAAAAAVWAVVGGTGGLVTGLGIGTAVVVAARRLAGASLRGSTDTGDLAAAWDLLAVCLRVGLAVPVAVEAAAHRLPGPAGSALRRTSGLLALGAGAEQAWAATAPLPELAPFGRAASRSAATGAALGRTAEAEAARLRAELADLAEAKAQRAAVRITAPLGLCFLPAFLVLGIVPIVIGLAGEAFARW, encoded by the coding sequence ATGAGCGCGCTCGTCCCCCTTCTTCTGGCCGCGGCTCTACTGCTCGCCGGAGCCCGCACGGGCCGGTCGCGTCTGGCCCACCTGTCCGGCGACGGCGGCGAGACCGAGCCGGCCGACGGCACGGTGCGCACCCGATGGGTCGTGGTCGGAGCGCTGGCCGCGGCAGCCGCCGTCTGGGCGGTCGTCGGCGGCACCGGCGGTCTGGTCACCGGTCTCGGGATCGGGACCGCGGTGGTCGTCGCGGCCCGCCGGTTGGCCGGTGCATCCCTCCGCGGGAGCACCGACACCGGTGACCTGGCCGCGGCCTGGGACCTGTTGGCCGTCTGCCTGCGGGTGGGCCTCGCCGTGCCGGTCGCGGTCGAGGCCGCGGCGCACCGGCTGCCCGGCCCGGCCGGGTCGGCCCTGCGCCGGACCTCCGGGCTCCTCGCCCTCGGTGCGGGCGCCGAGCAGGCCTGGGCCGCGACCGCACCGCTGCCGGAGCTGGCCCCGTTCGGTCGAGCCGCGAGCCGCTCGGCGGCGACCGGCGCGGCGCTGGGCCGGACCGCGGAGGCCGAGGCGGCCCGCCTGCGCGCAGAGCTGGCCGACCTGGCCGAGGCGAAGGCACAGCGCGCCGCCGTCCGGATCACCGCACCGCTCGGTCTCTGTTTCCTGCCGGCGTTCCTGGTCCTCGGGATCGTGCCGATCGTGATCGGCCTCGCCGGAGAGGCGTTCGCCCGGTGGTGA
- a CDS encoding type II secretion system F family protein, protein MVNATGTALALAALAASLLVLPRAPGPGRLAGLAGPAGTTPVTRRLPVGAALVAAGGVGGFLLLGPAGALCGPAAVAVVRRRRDRARVERVRAAAAAELADALSRITDELRTGAHPAAALAGVAHDGPMARELLGPAEAAARLGEPVPAALRRVAEGRVAEGRVAEGRAAEGRADPGRADRGPNGDGSAMGETVTDRGTGTAAAPDLERVAAAWELADRHGAPLADLLAGTLDDIRWRLAHGSRVRAQLAGPRATAAVLTTLPLFGVGLGQLMGTDPLGVLRDGLLGQGLLVVGCGLTAAGVLWSERILHAAVAR, encoded by the coding sequence GTGGTGAACGCGACCGGCACGGCCCTCGCCCTCGCAGCCCTCGCCGCGAGCCTGCTCGTCCTGCCCCGCGCGCCCGGCCCGGGTCGCCTGGCGGGGCTGGCGGGGCCGGCCGGCACGACGCCCGTGACGCGCCGGCTCCCGGTCGGCGCGGCGCTGGTGGCCGCCGGCGGCGTCGGCGGGTTCCTGCTCCTCGGACCGGCCGGGGCACTGTGCGGCCCGGCGGCCGTCGCGGTGGTGCGACGGCGGCGCGACCGGGCCCGCGTCGAGCGGGTCCGTGCCGCCGCGGCCGCCGAGCTCGCCGACGCGCTGTCCCGGATCACCGACGAGCTGCGCACCGGCGCCCACCCCGCGGCGGCTCTGGCCGGGGTGGCGCACGACGGCCCGATGGCCCGCGAGCTGCTGGGCCCGGCCGAGGCCGCGGCCCGCCTCGGCGAACCGGTCCCGGCCGCGCTGCGCCGTGTTGCCGAGGGCCGGGTCGCCGAGGGACGGGTTGCCGAGGGACGGGCCGCCGAGGGACGGGCCGATCCGGGCCGTGCCGACAGGGGACCGAACGGCGACGGCTCGGCGATGGGCGAGACGGTGACCGACCGCGGGACCGGGACCGCCGCGGCGCCCGACCTGGAACGGGTCGCGGCCGCCTGGGAGCTGGCCGACCGGCACGGCGCCCCCTTGGCCGACCTGCTCGCCGGCACCCTCGACGACATCCGCTGGCGCCTGGCCCACGGGTCGCGGGTCCGCGCCCAGCTGGCAGGCCCGCGTGCCACCGCGGCCGTGCTGACCACGCTGCCGCTGTTCGGGGTCGGTCTCGGACAGCTCATGGGCACCGACCCGCTCGGTGTCCTGCGCGACGGCCTGCTCGGGCAGGGACTCCTCGTCGTCGGATGCGGCCTGACCGCGGCCGGGGTGCTGTGGTCGGAACGGATCCTGCACGCGGCGGTGGCCCGATGA
- a CDS encoding TadA family conjugal transfer-associated ATPase: MTPLVERVRARLADAGGETGPAAVAAAVRAEAGGVASDLDVLAALRTLRQEFVGAGPLDPLLRDARTTDVLVTAPDAVWVDRGSGLQRTPVTFADEPAVRRLAQRLALAAGRRLDDASPYVDGWLADAGVRLHAVLPPVAADGTSISLRVLRPAAHDLGELRRLGALDGAGETVLRAVVAARLAVLVAGGTGSGKTTLLNALLSAVDPGERLVTVEDAEELRPRHPHVVRLVARPENIEGAGGVPLRELVRQALRMRPDRLVVGEVRGGEVCDLLAALNTGHDGGACTVHANSVREIPARMQALAGLGGMSPSTLHSQLAAAVQVVLQMRRHRDGGRVLDAVGVLRRDDDGGVSVSPAWTRDRGAGPGQDALREMLTERGVTPPW, encoded by the coding sequence GTGACGCCGCTGGTGGAGCGGGTACGGGCGCGCCTGGCCGACGCCGGCGGGGAGACCGGCCCGGCCGCCGTCGCAGCCGCGGTCCGGGCCGAGGCCGGCGGTGTGGCCTCCGACCTCGACGTGCTCGCCGCCCTGCGCACGCTGCGCCAGGAGTTCGTCGGCGCCGGCCCGCTGGACCCCCTGTTGCGCGACGCACGGACCACCGACGTCCTGGTCACCGCCCCGGACGCGGTCTGGGTCGACCGCGGCTCCGGCCTGCAGCGGACACCCGTCACGTTCGCCGACGAGCCCGCGGTGCGCCGGCTCGCCCAGCGGCTGGCGCTGGCCGCCGGGCGCCGGCTCGACGACGCCAGCCCGTACGTCGACGGCTGGCTGGCCGACGCCGGCGTCCGGCTGCACGCGGTGCTGCCGCCGGTCGCCGCGGACGGCACCTCGATCTCGCTGCGGGTGCTCCGCCCGGCCGCGCACGACCTGGGCGAGCTGCGCCGCCTGGGCGCCCTGGACGGCGCGGGCGAGACCGTGCTGCGGGCCGTCGTCGCGGCACGGCTGGCGGTGCTGGTGGCCGGGGGAACCGGCTCGGGGAAGACGACACTGTTGAACGCCCTGCTCAGCGCCGTCGATCCGGGCGAACGCCTGGTCACCGTCGAGGACGCCGAGGAGCTCCGGCCACGGCACCCGCACGTCGTCCGGCTGGTGGCCCGGCCGGAGAACATCGAGGGCGCGGGCGGGGTGCCGCTGCGCGAGCTGGTGCGCCAGGCCCTGCGGATGCGCCCGGACCGGCTCGTGGTCGGTGAGGTCAGAGGCGGCGAGGTGTGTGATCTTCTGGCCGCACTGAACACGGGTCACGACGGCGGCGCGTGCACCGTGCACGCCAACTCCGTCCGGGAGATCCCGGCCCGGATGCAGGCCCTCGCCGGGCTGGGCGGAATGTCGCCGTCGACGCTGCACAGCCAGCTCGCCGCCGCGGTGCAGGTGGTGCTGCAGATGCGCCGTCACCGCGACGGCGGACGCGTGCTCGACGCCGTCGGGGTGCTGCGCCGTGACGACGACGGCGGCGTCTCCGTCTCCCCCGCCTGGACCCGTGACCGCGGAGCCGGGCCCGGACAGGACGCGCTGCGCGAGATGCTGACCGAGCGCGGGGTGACCCCGCCGTGGTGA
- the ssd gene encoding septum site-determining protein Ssd yields the protein MDRRCLIMAEDPELLDAMLRLAAAAGVEVTRAVDGSDARRWWTAAPAVLLDPAAAGLCADAELPRRDGVVVVVRGEPSPEVWRLAVSVGAANVAALPEGEDWLVGLLADAVQRPAPGGRSGAVVSVVGGRGGAGASLLATATAVAAARTGADALLVDCDPLGGGLDLLIGAEQAGGLRWPELTVAGGRVQSAALHSALPRADLASAGHGELAVLSCARSAHGPERSSVSAVLDAGRRGGETVVCDLPRYPTEAALAALGATDLTVLVVPADLRSCAAAGRVAAVLAEHTRTVEIVVRGPSPGGITAREVSRSVGLPVLTFMRAEPGIEGETEHGKLPGAGRGALSDAGHAVLDRLGEVSGSRLRIAS from the coding sequence ATGGACCGGCGCTGCCTGATCATGGCCGAGGACCCGGAGCTGCTCGACGCGATGCTGCGTCTGGCCGCGGCCGCCGGCGTCGAGGTGACGCGGGCGGTGGACGGCTCCGACGCCCGCCGCTGGTGGACCGCGGCACCGGCCGTGCTGCTCGACCCGGCGGCGGCGGGGCTCTGCGCGGACGCCGAACTGCCGCGCCGCGACGGGGTCGTCGTGGTGGTGCGCGGTGAACCGTCACCGGAGGTGTGGCGGCTGGCCGTCTCGGTCGGCGCCGCGAACGTCGCGGCCCTGCCGGAGGGCGAGGACTGGCTCGTCGGCCTGCTCGCCGACGCCGTGCAGCGCCCGGCTCCGGGCGGGCGCTCCGGTGCGGTCGTCTCGGTCGTCGGCGGCCGGGGCGGGGCCGGGGCCTCGCTGCTGGCCACCGCGACCGCCGTCGCCGCGGCGCGGACCGGAGCCGACGCCCTGCTCGTGGACTGCGACCCGCTCGGCGGAGGGCTGGACCTGCTCATCGGCGCCGAGCAGGCGGGCGGCCTGCGCTGGCCCGAGCTCACCGTCGCCGGTGGGCGGGTGCAGTCCGCCGCCCTGCACTCCGCGCTGCCCCGCGCCGACCTGGCCTCGGCCGGGCACGGCGAGCTGGCCGTGCTGTCCTGCGCGCGCTCGGCCCACGGCCCGGAGCGCTCGTCGGTCTCGGCCGTGCTCGACGCCGGACGGCGTGGCGGCGAGACCGTGGTGTGCGACCTACCCCGCTACCCGACCGAGGCGGCGCTGGCCGCGCTCGGCGCCACCGACCTGACCGTGCTGGTCGTGCCGGCGGACCTGCGCTCCTGCGCCGCCGCCGGCCGGGTCGCCGCGGTCCTGGCCGAGCACACCCGGACGGTCGAGATCGTGGTCCGCGGGCCGTCCCCGGGCGGGATCACCGCGCGCGAGGTCTCCCGGTCGGTCGGCCTGCCGGTGCTGACGTTCATGCGCGCCGAACCCGGTATCGAGGGCGAGACCGAGCACGGGAAGCTCCCCGGCGCGGGTCGCGGCGCGCTGTCCGACGCCGGGCACGCGGTGCTCGACCGGCTCGGCGAGGTCTCCGGTTCCCGGCTCCGGATCGCGTCGTGA